The proteins below are encoded in one region of Pectinophora gossypiella chromosome 26, ilPecGoss1.1, whole genome shotgun sequence:
- the LOC126378490 gene encoding kallikrein-5-like yields MKAGCLILTGVILVAIMAVCVMVKFATEIQVEEKIREDFPGQGIFKFSKSMGVIALNENSSLVMSERFPYVAAITRNYSNTWTFACFASIILVKWVVTSAHCRKAGSSHRVLLYHDFVRNYTHTYPIMFWRIHEQFNSTEGTPKFDIAVAKLNMIEAHPVTMKSSIFDELPASDVEASVWKTVSTMDKRLFLTNDFDKFSVKIAHESRCYESYGVFLDDSMFCLDVSDYEDCFVHEFGPVYSGDKVLGIIALKPRECEMKLAIFTNVSYYTNWILKTTKTSLYG; encoded by the coding sequence ATGAAAGCAGGATGCCTGATTCTCACGGGAGTGATTCTTGTAGCCATAATGGCAGTTTGTGTCATGGTGAAGTTCGCCACGGAGATCCAAGTCGAGGAGAAGATAAGGGAAGATTTCCCTGGCCAGGGCATCTTCAAGTTCTCCAAATCCATGGGCGTCATCGCTCTTAACGAAAACTCTTCTCTAGTCATGTCTGAGAGGTTTCCGTACGTCGCAGCGATTACCAGAAACTACTCTAACACCTGGACTTTCGCCTGTTTCGCCAGCATCATCTTGGTCAAGTGGGTGGTGACTTCGGCGCATTGTCGAAAAGCTGGTTCCAGCCACCGCGTCCTTCTATACCACGACTTCGTGAGGAACTATACTCATACGTATCCCATCATGTTCTGGAGGATCCACGAGCAGTTCAACAGTACCGAGGGTACTCCGAAGTTCGACATCGCTGTGGCGAAGCTGAACATGATCGAAGCTCACCCTGTTACGATGAAGTCTTCGATATTCGATGAACTGCCAGCATCTGATGTGGAGGCCAGCGTTTGGAAGACAGTCTCGACTATGGACAAGAGATTGTTTCTAACGAATGATTTTGACAAGTTCAGCGTGAAGATTGCTCACGAAAGTCGGTGCTACGAAAGTTATGGAGTCTTTTTAGATGATAGCATGTTTTGTCTAGATGTTTCCGACTATGAAGACTGCTTCGTCCATGAGTTTGGGCCTGTGTACTCTGGTGATAAAGTACTAGGCATAATAGCTCTTAAACCAAGGGAATGCGAGATGAAACTTGCAATCTTCACAAACGTGTCCTATTATACCAACTGGATATTGAAAACGACAAAAACATCTTTGTACGGATGA
- the LOC126378346 gene encoding protein artichoke-like, translating into MRMFGALFVIMILAFRVHIGEGYCVAKEEKPCTIKINCDNNIFDLYNNIETCFCIRNYGWGSTLTLIDLTFQNVDLDEEWHSLKNYRNDIDNYVNRLSLANINNIPNQMTAYSNLKEINIVKSKLQKLNMDIFLNLHQLHIINVTQNILLSSLENTNIIVIDNSRSNVETIDLSHNAIAALPNNCFSNFPQLKHLHISHNFISNFNILTFEGMSSLITLDVSHNTLIEIGHNFARFINLREISLGHNNLTSILETNFKMMTEIEKIDLNSNQLQVIEEDAFETLVNLEEIDLSYNRITKICRMTFHNNAKLHKILLSDNNIDNIDHEAFIGKHVSTFNINNNCLTGVVEMHSFDGISTDILDLSGSKITSLDPEAFSGLQTRVLNLSTNILSEVSVTSFKSVHSLEDLDLSNNKLRNINFDISDLTELSSFSARNNTITNISTSFFTQLVSLTKLDLSFNKIPHLDDQLLSRLRKLEFLDISHNNVLKNKLHSRTFEGLFSVTNIQITNTRITSFENGTFSHLSFLKIINASHGELASLGFETFKDSGSIEILDLSNNLLENFFVNGTSIASVAELYLYGNKIKNITSEPFSHLVHLKKLNLANNNIARFDPKLFPSITKLVVLDLSSNTGIDYTGTFDYLAQLYELSLANVDKQFDFEHVINKIIKNLDLSCNNIDNLNSMFISNIQNVESLNLKSNKIPSINKLSFQNMQQLTYLDLSFNLISFIQPGSFLHTNNIRYLNLHNNALTSLQVSVFEGLSHLETLNLSNNALREFGNNVLHNIPHVKTIALDNNDIENIQFKDFAFSEIHEVYLGNNPIYCHTLIEFKQNKINLPGYRFNVLAESLDFYHENVDGVTCKSGDVNSSIVWTESKGHLNETAAILAIAKAIESLRDFKDKSRALVFNDTLLKTTIDILKSMDSHLIKNTNMTNVHFSSIEEQLRKITRKTENSMKINVNGTTGEHYYYIEEKIQALMDEQKRNEKNIEQFQEMLQNLQNELYKNQLGTRTVKGESNEDGVKGLLYFISVMITVLLVMIGAIMLYKYVKAKSIFGVSRLRGSTQPSSIELQNS; encoded by the exons ATGC GTATGTTTGGAGCTTTATTTGTTATCATGATTTTGGCATTCAGAGTACACATCGGAGAAGGATATTGTGTTGCTAAAGAAGAGAAACCTTGTACTATAAAAATTAACTGCGATAATAATATCTTTGATCTGTATAATAACATAGAGAcatgtttttgtattagaaATTATGGATGGGGAAGTACACTAACACTAATAGACTTAACTTTTCAAAATGTTGATTTAGATGAGGAGTGGCATTCCTTGAAAAACTACAGAAATGATATTGATAATTATGTGAACAGGTTATCTTTAGCCAATATAAACAATATACCAAATCAAATGACCGCTTATTCAAATTTGAAAGAGATAAATATCGTAAAGAGtaaattacagaaattaaacatggacatatttttgaatttacatcaaCTACACATAATAAATGTGACACAAAATATTCTTTTGTCTAGTTTGGAGAATACAAACATTATTGTAATTGATAACAGTCGAAGTAACGTCGAGACAATAGACTTGAGTCACAATGCAATAGCTGCTCTTCCAAATAATTGTTTTAGTAACTTCCCGCAGCTGAAACATTTACATATTTCCCACAATTTCATTAGCAACTTCAATATACTAACATTTGAAGGCATGTCCTCGCTTATTACATTAGATGTATCGCACAACACCCTAATCGAAATCGGTCACAACTTCGCAAGATTTATTAACTTACGTGAGATATCCCTTGGACATAACAATCTAACTTCTATATTGGAAACGAATTTCAAAATGATGACAGAAATAGAAAAGATAGACTTAAATTCCAACCAATTACAAGTCATTGAAGAAGACGCATTTGAAACTCTCGTGAATCTTGAAGAAATCGATTTGAGCTACAACAGAATCACAAAAATTTGCCGTATGACGTTCCACAATAACGCCAAATTACACAAAATTCTTCTGTCAGACAATAACATTGACAACATAGATCATGAAGCTTTTATAGGAAAACATGTTTCGacgtttaatattaataataattgtctaaCTGGTGTCGTAGAAATGCATTCTTTTGATGGAATAAGCACGGACATTTTAGATTTAAGTGGTTCAAAAATAACATCACTCGATCCTGAAGCATTCTCAGGACTCCAAACTAGAGTTTTAAATTTAAGCACAAATATTTTGAGCGAGGTGTCTGTAACGTCATTCAAATCTGTGCATTCCCTTGAAGATTTAGATCTATCCAACAATAAACTGagaaacattaattttgatATATCAGATCTCACAGAACTATCTAGTTTTAGTGCTCGAAATAACACAATAACAAACATTTCTACATCGTTCTTTACACAACTTGTGTCACTAACTAAATTAGATTTGTCTTTCAACAAAATACCTCATTTAGATGATCAACTTTTATCAAGGCTAAGAAAATTAGAGTTTTTAGACATTAGTCACAACAACgtgttgaaaaataaattacactcGCGCACTTTTGAAGGTTTATTTTCCGTAACCAATatacaaataacaaatactcGAATCACGTCTTTTGAAAATgggacattttcccatttgagttttcttaaaattataaaCGCCAGTCACGGAGAATTGGCTAGTTTAGGATTTGAAACATTTAAAGACTCAGGATCTATAGAAATACTCGATCTGTCTAATAATTTATTGGAAAACTTTTTCGTAAACGGCACAAGTATAGCATCAGTCGCAGAATTATATTTGTatggcaataaaataaaaaatattacatctgAACCGTTCTCGCACTTGGTGCATCTTAAGAAATTGAATTTAgctaataacaatattgctagATTTGATCCAAAACTATTTCCTTCGATAACAAAGCTTGTTGTCTTGGACCTTTCGTCTAACACTGGCATAGATTACACCGGCACTTTTGACTATCTAGCGCAACTATATGAATTGTCGCTTGCTAATGTAGACAAACAATTCGACTTTGAACATGTAATCAACAAAATCATTAAGAACCTCGATTTATCTTGTAATAATATTGACAACTTAAATTCGATGTTTATTTCTAACATCCAAAATGTAGagagtttaaatttaaagtcgAATAAAATACCGTCTATTAATAAGTTGTCGTTTCAAAATATGCAACAGTTAACGTATCTTGATTTGAGTTTCAATTTGATATCATTTATACAACCCGGGTCCTTCCTCCACACGAACAATATACGATATCTGAATTTGCATAATAATGCATTGACGTCTTTGCAGGTTAGTGTTTTTGAGGGGCTTAGCCACCTAGAGACGCTCAATTTATCAAATAACGCCTTACGGGAATTTGGGAATAATGTTTTGCACAACATACCTCACGTGAAAACAATAGCCCTCGATAATAACGATATTGAAAACATACAATTTAAAGACTTTGCTTTTTCTGAAATCCATGAGGTTTACCTAGGAAACAATCCAATATATTGTCACACGCTCATCGAGTttaagcaaaataaaataaatcttccGGGATATCGTTTCAATGTTTTGGCGGAGAGTTTAGATTTTTACCATGAAAATGTAGATGGGGTTACGTGCAAGTCGGGTGACGTGAATAGTAGTATTGTTTGGACTGAAAGTAAAGGGCATTTGAATGAAACAGCCGCCATTCTCGCTATCGCCAAGGCGATAGAGAGCCTTCGAGACTTTAAAGATAAATCGCGTGCTTTGGTATTCAATGATACATTACTTAAGACGACTATAGACATTTTAAAATCAATGGACTcgcacttaataaaaaatacaaatatgacAAATGTACATTTTTCCTCAATCGAAGAGCaattaagaaaaataacaagaaaaactgaaaattctatgAAAATTAACGTGAACGGAACGACAGGcgaacattattattacatagaAGAAAAAATACAAGCGTTGATGGAtgaacaaaaaagaaatgaaaaaaatatagaacaatTCCAGGAAATGCTACAAAATCTGCAAAATGAACTGTACAAAAATCAGCTCGGAACACGAACTGTAAAAGGGGAATCAAATGAGGATGGTGTGAAAGGATTGCTATATTTCATATCTGTAATGATTACTGTGCTGTTGGTCATGATAGGAGCAATAATGTTGTACAAGTATGTAAAGGCAAAAAGTATTTTCGGTGTCAGTAGATTGCGCGGTAGCACACAGCCCAGTTCCATAGAGTTACAGAACAGCTAA